In Runella sp. SP2, the genomic window AATAACCATACCGTCCTCGGGATTGTATCGTTTTGAATGCAAACTGTCATTAGGTCGGGTGGGAAACAACCCTGCCATCGAACAAGGCAAACTCCGTTTTGCTCTCTATCAAAACGGGACGCTCATTCGCCAAATGCACTTTGATTACAAAATCAATGGACTAGGATTGGCAGTGGCACATCAGAATTTTGTAGAGTCGGTAAAGTTAAGCCAAGGGGATAGAATCGTCTTTAGCATTGTACAAACCAACGAAAGCACTACGCCAATTCTTTTGTACGTAAATGGTACGGGCGGAGATACTCAATTTAGGGGCTATAAAATATATTAAACCATGTCTCTGTTTCCACTCACCGACCGCACCCAATTGTTGCTGGAAGACATCCTGTACTTTGAGGGTGAAGGCAATTATACCTTTGTCTATTACCGAAATCGGCCTGCTGTGTTGCTTTCTAAAAGCATTGGTTTCTTAATGGAGCGCCTACCCGAAGGGATGTTTATACGCATCAGCCGCAAATACGCTATTCACAAAAATGCCGCCAATAGCTTGCAATTCGAGCAAGGAGAACGAGAAGTAACGTTTTTTGAGAGTATCACTTTGACGGTTTCTCGGCGACGGTGGCGTGAGTTTAAAAAAACGGTGGGTACCAAACCCATTCGTCTCAGAAAATAGCCGTAAAAATGAAAAAGCCATTCTCTCCGTAGTGGAAAGAATGGCTTTGTATAAAATAGAACTTCTTATGCTTCTACCATGCAAGCCCCTACGGTTACGTTAGAGGTTTCGTCAATCAAAATAGCCGCTCCGTTGGCACGGTTGGTTTGATAGGCGTCGTAAGCGATAGGCTTGGCTGTGCGGAGAACAATTTTAGCTACATCGTTGAGCTTGAGGCTTTCGATGTCTTCCAATTGGTCGTAATTGCTAATATCCACGCGGTATTCGATGCCTTTTACCGAACAACGAACCCGAGTCGTACCGTGTTGAAGGGTGTATTTATTGCCAACTTTTAGTTCTTTGCGGTCGTCCATCCAACAAATCGTTGCTTCTACGTCTTGACTAAGGACGGGTGAGTTGCCTGTGCCACTGATTAAGTCTCCACGGCTAATGTCAAC contains:
- a CDS encoding LytTR family DNA-binding domain-containing protein, giving the protein MSLFPLTDRTQLLLEDILYFEGEGNYTFVYYRNRPAVLLSKSIGFLMERLPEGMFIRISRKYAIHKNAANSLQFEQGEREVTFFESITLTVSRRRWREFKKTVGTKPIRLRK